One window of Cucurbita pepo subsp. pepo cultivar mu-cu-16 chromosome LG19, ASM280686v2, whole genome shotgun sequence genomic DNA carries:
- the LOC111781579 gene encoding protein AUXIN SIGNALING F-BOX 2-like: MSSKRKKELGDLDESKRAGSIFPDEVLERVLSLVKSHKDRSSVSLVCKDWFNAERWSRTHVFIGNCYSVSPEIVIRRFPNIRSVTLKGKPRFSDFNLVPPNWGADVHSWLLSFASKYPILEELRLKRMTVTDESLEFLARSFPNFKALSLMSCDGFSTDGLAAIATHCKNLTDLDILENDIYDKSGSWLSCFPDTLKSMEVLNFASLNSDVSFEALEKLVKRCKSLKVLKVNRNINLEQLQRLLVHAPQLTELGTGSFSQEITLRQYYDLEHAFKNCNNLHTLSGLLESTVLYLQVLFPACANLTFLNLSYATLHGGELAGLLSHCPVLRRLWVLDTVEDKGLKAVGLSCPLLEELRVFPADPYADNLVHGVTESGFLAVSYGCRKLHYVLYFCRQMTNEAVATIVQNCPDFTHFRLCIMNPCQPDYLTKQPMDEAFGAVVKTCSKLRRLAISGLLTDLTFEYIGKYATNLETLSVAFAGTSDWGMQCVMSGCPKLRKLEIRDSPFGNAALLSGLERYESMRSLWMSACKVTMNGCRVLAKQVPRLNVEVIKAGGSDECEAESVYVYRSVAGRRRDAPSFVLTL; encoded by the exons ATGAGTtcgaagaggaagaaggaatTGGGAGACTTGGACGAGTCCAAACGGGCTGGTTCGATCTTCCCAGATGAGGTTTTGGAGAGAGTTTTGAGTTTGGTTAAGTCCCACAAAGATAGAAGCTCTGTATCTTTGGTTTGTAAAGATTGGTTCAACGCGGAGCGATGGTCGCGAACCCATGTTTTTATCGGAAATTGCTACTCTGTTTCGCCGGAAATTGTAATCCGACGGTTCCCCAACATTCGGAGTGTGACGCTGAAAGGGAAACCCAGATTCTCGGATTTCAATTTGGTGCCTCCCAATTGGGGTGCTGATGTTCATTCATGGCTCCTTTCCTTCGCTTCAAAATACCCAATTCTTGAAGAGTTGAGGCTCAAGAGGATGACTGTTACTGACGAGAGCTTGGAATTTTTGGCTCGTTCCTTCCCAAATTTCAAAGCGCTTTCATTGATGAGCTGCGATGGTTTCAGCACCGATGGGCTCGCCGCCATTGCCACTCACTGCAA GAACTTGACGGACCTTGACATACTTGAGAATGATATCTATGACAAAAGTGGAAGTTGGCTGAGTTGCTTCCCAGATACCTTGAAATCAATGGAAGTACTCAACTTTGCAAGTTTGAACAGTGATGTCAGTTTCGAGGCGCTCGAGAAGCTAGTAAAAAGGTGCAAATCATTGAAGGTTTTGAAGGTTAATAGGAACATAAACTTGGAACAGTTGCAGAGGCTGCTTGTACATGCTCCTCAGTTAACGGAGTTAGGCACGGGTTCTTTTTCGCAAGAGATCACTCTTCGGCAGTACTATGATCTCGAACACGCCTTTAAAAATTGCAATAATCTGCATACTCTGTCTGGTTTATTGGAGTCGACGGTGTTGTATCTCCAAGTTCTTTTTCCTGCCTGTGCGAATTTAACTTTCTTGAATCTGAGCTATGCTACGCTACACGGTGGTGAACTTGCTGGACTTCTTTCGCACTGCCCCGTTCTTCGTCGCCTTTGG GTCTTAGACACAGTTGAAGACAAGGGCCTGAAGGCTGTTGGACTAAGTTGCCCGTTGCTAGAGGAGCTCCGTGTATTTCCAGCCGATCCTTATGCTGACAATTTGGTTCACGGTGTAACCGAGTCGGGGTTTCTTGCTGTCTCGTATGGCTGCCGTAAACTCCATTACGTTCTCTACTTTTGTCGCCAGATGACGAATGAGGCTGTAGCCACCATTGTGCAGAACTGCCCAGATTTCACCCATTTTCGTCTCTGCATTATGAACCCTTGTCAACCAGACTATCTTACAAAGCAACCAATGGATGAGGCATTTGGTGCAGTCGTGAAAACTTGCTCTAAGCTACGTAGACTCGCTATTTCGGGCTTGCTAACGGACTTAACATTTGAATACATCGGGAAATATGCGACAAACTTGGAAACGCTCTCAGTGGCTTTTGCTGGAACCAGTGACTGGGGAATGCAGTGTGTTATGAGTGGTTGTCCAAAGCTGAGAAAACTAGAGATCAGAGACAGCCCATTTGGAAATGCAGCTTTGCTTTCTGGTTTAGAGAGGTACGAATCCATGAGATCGCTATGGATGTCAGCTTGCAAGGTGACGATGAACGGTTGTCGAGTTTTGGCAAAGCAGGTGCCAAGGCTGAACGTTGAGGTCATTAAGGCCGGTGGGAGTGATGAATGCGAGGCTGAAAGTGTTTACGTATACCGCTCTGTTGCAGGTCGAAGAAGAGACGCCCCGTCTTTCGTTCTCACCCTCTAA